A single window of Modestobacter italicus DNA harbors:
- the glgP gene encoding alpha-glucan family phosphorylase — translation MRALRRLTVRASLPEALRPLSQLVTNLRWSWHWETRDLFEALDPELWESCGGDPVKVLGEVSAERLATLAEDPEFLRRMHAVAEDLRTYLDAPHWYQSLGDGAPASIAYFSAEFGITEVLPQYSGGLGILAGDHLKAASDLGVPLIGVGLLYRSGYFSQGLSPDGWQLEHYPALDPHGLPLKLLREPDRTAVVISVPLPEGRTLHAHVYRAQVGRVSLLLLDSDIEENAPAERGVTDRLYGGGEDHRLRQEMLLGVGGVRAVRAFCSLTGTPQPEVFHANEGHAGFQGVERIRELTESHGLSFSEALQAVRGGTVFTTHTPVPAGIDRFPKALIERYFAGFGVPVEQLLPLGAEEDPSKFNMAHMGLRLGQRANGVSQLHGHVSRDMFGALWPGFDADDVPISAITNGVHAPTWTARELLELGTQSTSQGDPATVQGDVHFDGVDRIDAGVLWGTRRLLRARLVEEVRRRVRATALSRGAAEAELGWTETAFDPDVLTIGFARRVPSYKRLTLMLKDPARLKALLLDTDRPLQLVIAGKSHPADDGGKQLIQQMVKFADDPEIRHRIAFLPNYDIGMARYLYWGCDVWLNNPLRPLEACGTSGMKSALNGGLNLSIRDGWWDEWFDGQNGWAIPTAEGVSDHDRRDEVEAQAIYELLDRQVLPRFYEVDADGVPTRWVEMIRDTLRETGPKVQATRMVRDYVEQLYVPAAGAARAMADGGYEAARSEASWRSHVLENWHGVRVAHVEATGVGETPEIGGGIDLRAEVELPGLTPHDVLVEAAFGRVDDADGLHQVTTVPMAHETTEGSRHWFSATVPLTRTGAFGYTVRVLPHSEHAAVPAELGVVVNA, via the coding sequence ATGCGAGCTCTCCGCAGACTCACCGTCCGAGCCTCCCTCCCGGAGGCGTTGCGGCCGCTGTCCCAGCTGGTCACCAACCTGCGCTGGTCCTGGCACTGGGAGACCCGCGACCTGTTCGAGGCGCTGGACCCCGAGCTGTGGGAGAGCTGCGGCGGCGACCCGGTCAAGGTGCTGGGCGAGGTCTCCGCGGAGCGGCTGGCCACGCTGGCCGAGGACCCGGAGTTCCTCCGGCGCATGCACGCCGTCGCCGAGGACCTGCGCACCTACCTCGACGCCCCGCACTGGTACCAGTCGCTCGGCGACGGGGCGCCGGCCTCGATCGCCTACTTCTCCGCGGAGTTCGGCATCACCGAGGTGCTGCCGCAGTACTCCGGCGGCCTGGGCATCCTGGCCGGCGACCACCTCAAGGCCGCCTCCGACCTCGGCGTCCCGCTGATCGGCGTCGGGCTGCTCTACCGGTCCGGCTACTTCTCCCAGGGCCTCTCGCCCGACGGCTGGCAGCTCGAGCACTACCCGGCGCTCGACCCGCACGGCCTGCCGCTGAAGCTGCTCCGGGAGCCCGACCGCACCGCCGTGGTCATCTCGGTGCCGCTGCCGGAGGGGCGCACGCTGCACGCGCACGTCTACCGGGCCCAGGTCGGCCGGGTGTCGCTGCTGCTGCTCGACAGCGACATCGAGGAGAACGCCCCGGCCGAGCGCGGCGTCACCGACCGGCTGTACGGCGGGGGCGAGGACCACCGGCTGCGCCAGGAGATGCTGCTGGGCGTCGGGGGCGTCCGCGCCGTCCGGGCGTTCTGCTCGCTGACCGGGACCCCGCAACCGGAGGTGTTCCACGCCAACGAGGGGCACGCCGGCTTCCAGGGGGTCGAGCGGATCCGCGAGCTGACCGAGTCCCACGGGCTGTCCTTCAGCGAGGCGCTGCAGGCGGTGCGCGGCGGCACGGTCTTCACCACCCACACGCCGGTGCCGGCCGGCATCGACCGCTTCCCGAAGGCGCTGATCGAGCGGTACTTCGCCGGCTTCGGCGTCCCGGTCGAGCAGCTGCTGCCGCTGGGCGCCGAGGAGGACCCGAGCAAGTTCAACATGGCGCACATGGGCCTGCGGCTCGGGCAGCGGGCCAACGGGGTGAGCCAGCTGCACGGCCACGTCAGCCGGGACATGTTCGGGGCGCTGTGGCCGGGCTTCGACGCCGACGACGTGCCGATCAGCGCCATCACCAACGGCGTGCACGCCCCGACCTGGACCGCCCGCGAGCTGCTCGAGCTGGGCACCCAGTCCACCAGCCAGGGCGACCCGGCGACCGTCCAGGGCGACGTCCACTTCGACGGCGTCGACCGGATCGACGCAGGCGTGCTGTGGGGCACCCGGCGGCTGCTGCGCGCCCGCCTGGTCGAGGAGGTGCGCCGGCGGGTCCGCGCCACCGCGCTGTCCCGCGGGGCGGCGGAGGCCGAGCTCGGCTGGACGGAGACCGCCTTCGACCCTGACGTGCTGACCATCGGCTTCGCCCGGCGGGTGCCCTCCTACAAGCGGCTGACGCTGATGCTCAAGGACCCGGCGCGGCTCAAGGCCCTGCTGCTGGACACCGACCGGCCCCTCCAGCTCGTCATCGCCGGCAAGAGCCACCCCGCCGACGACGGCGGCAAGCAGCTGATCCAGCAGATGGTCAAGTTCGCCGACGACCCGGAGATCCGGCACCGGATCGCCTTCCTGCCCAACTACGACATCGGCATGGCCCGCTACCTGTACTGGGGCTGCGACGTCTGGCTGAACAACCCGCTGCGGCCGCTGGAGGCCTGCGGCACCTCGGGCATGAAGTCCGCGCTCAACGGCGGCCTGAACCTCTCCATCCGGGACGGGTGGTGGGACGAGTGGTTCGACGGCCAGAACGGCTGGGCGATCCCGACCGCCGAGGGCGTCTCCGACCACGACCGGCGCGACGAGGTCGAGGCGCAGGCCATCTACGAGCTGCTGGACCGGCAGGTGCTGCCGCGCTTCTACGAGGTCGACGCCGACGGCGTCCCGACCCGGTGGGTGGAGATGATCCGGGACACCCTCCGCGAGACCGGGCCGAAGGTGCAGGCCACCAGGATGGTGCGGGACTACGTGGAGCAGCTGTACGTGCCCGCCGCCGGGGCGGCGCGGGCGATGGCCGACGGCGGGTACGAGGCGGCGCGCAGCGAGGCCAGCTGGCGGTCCCACGTGCTGGAGAACTGGCACGGCGTCCGGGTCGCGCACGTGGAGGCGACCGGCGTGGGGGAGACCCCGGAGATCGGCGGGGGCATCGACCTGCGCGCCGAGGTGGAGCTGCCGGGGCTGACGCCGCACGACGTCCTCGTCGAGGCCGCGTTCGGCCGGGTGGACGACGCCGACGGGCTGCACCAGGTGACCACCGTGCCGATGGCGCACGAGACCACCGAGGGGTCCCGGCACTGGTTCAGCGCCACGGTGCCGCTGACCCGGACCGGCGCCTTCGGCTACACGGTGCGGGTGCTGCCGCACTCCGAGCACGCCGCGGTGCCGGCCGAGCTGGGGGTCGTGGTGAACGCCTGA
- a CDS encoding alpha-1,4-glucan--maltose-1-phosphate maltosyltransferase has product MTGRPDLRLGISDVAPVVSCGSFSTRAVVGEHLPITATVFREGHDAVAADVVLTPPGGDPAGRQVVRMVRFGPEPDRWTATVVPSSEGLWTYQVEAWDDPLGTWHHDIEVKVEAGQGPEELANDLESGARLLDEVAATAPAEHREALTAAATALRDRSLELTARIAPALSPSLQRVLHDHPVRRLVTGSQVVELWVDRPRALYGSWYEFFPRSEGPVVGGTPTHGTFAQAAERLPAIAEMAFDVVYLPPIHPIGHTNRKGKNNTLVAHADDVGSPWAIGSEEGGHDAVHPQLGTLEDFEAFVARTRELGMEVALDLALQATPDHPWVREHPEWFTTKPDGTIAYAENPPKKYQDIYPINFDNDPEGLYAEVLRVVRHWTAAGVRIFRVDNPHTKPLNFWHWLIWEVKKTDPDVLFLAEAFTRPAMMHQLARIGFTQSYTYFTWRTERWELEEYGRELAANAHYMRPNFFVNTPDILHETLQIGGPPMFKIRAVLAALMSPTWGVYSGYELFEHVGLRPGSEEYLDTEKFQLRPRDWAAAEASGRTLAPYLRRLNEIRRAHPALQQLRTLRFHPTDNENLLCFSKTDPASDDAVLVVVSLNSTYTQIGTTSLDMPALGLDWSDRFAVTDEITGAHYDWGQSNYVELDPYREPAHVFTVHRSRHSPVQPG; this is encoded by the coding sequence ATGACTGGCCGCCCTGACCTCCGCCTCGGCATCTCCGATGTCGCCCCCGTCGTGTCCTGCGGGTCCTTCTCGACCCGCGCCGTGGTCGGCGAGCACCTGCCGATCACCGCCACCGTGTTCCGCGAGGGCCACGACGCCGTGGCCGCGGACGTCGTGCTCACCCCGCCCGGCGGCGACCCCGCCGGGCGCCAGGTGGTGCGCATGGTCCGGTTCGGGCCCGAACCCGACCGCTGGACGGCGACCGTCGTCCCCAGCAGCGAGGGTCTGTGGACCTACCAGGTCGAGGCCTGGGACGACCCGCTGGGCACCTGGCACCACGACATCGAGGTCAAGGTCGAGGCCGGCCAGGGCCCCGAGGAGCTGGCCAACGACCTGGAGTCCGGCGCCCGGCTGCTCGACGAGGTCGCCGCGACGGCCCCGGCCGAGCACCGGGAGGCGCTCACCGCCGCGGCCACCGCCCTGCGCGACCGCTCCCTCGAGCTCACCGCCCGGATCGCCCCGGCGCTGTCCCCCTCGCTGCAGCGGGTGCTGCACGACCACCCGGTCCGCCGGCTGGTGACCGGCTCGCAGGTCGTGGAGCTGTGGGTGGACCGCCCGCGCGCGCTCTACGGCTCCTGGTACGAGTTCTTCCCGCGCTCCGAGGGGCCGGTCGTCGGCGGCACGCCCACCCACGGGACGTTCGCCCAGGCCGCCGAGCGGCTGCCGGCGATCGCCGAGATGGCCTTCGACGTGGTGTACCTCCCGCCGATCCACCCGATCGGCCACACCAACCGCAAGGGCAAGAACAACACCCTGGTCGCGCACGCCGACGACGTCGGCTCGCCCTGGGCCATCGGCAGCGAGGAGGGCGGGCACGACGCCGTCCACCCGCAGCTGGGCACCCTCGAGGACTTCGAGGCCTTCGTCGCCCGGACCCGCGAGCTGGGCATGGAGGTCGCCCTCGACCTGGCCCTGCAGGCGACGCCGGACCACCCGTGGGTGCGCGAGCACCCGGAGTGGTTCACCACCAAGCCCGACGGCACGATCGCCTACGCGGAGAACCCGCCGAAGAAGTACCAGGACATCTACCCGATCAACTTCGACAACGACCCCGAGGGCCTCTACGCCGAGGTGCTGCGGGTCGTGCGGCACTGGACGGCCGCGGGCGTCCGGATCTTCCGGGTGGACAACCCGCACACCAAGCCGCTGAACTTCTGGCACTGGCTGATCTGGGAGGTCAAGAAGACCGACCCGGACGTCCTGTTCCTCGCCGAGGCCTTCACCCGGCCGGCGATGATGCACCAGCTCGCCCGGATCGGGTTCACCCAGAGCTACACCTACTTCACCTGGCGCACCGAGCGCTGGGAGCTGGAGGAGTACGGCCGCGAGCTGGCCGCGAACGCGCACTACATGCGGCCGAACTTCTTCGTGAACACCCCGGACATCCTGCACGAGACGCTGCAGATCGGCGGCCCGCCGATGTTCAAGATCCGCGCGGTGCTGGCCGCGCTGATGAGCCCGACCTGGGGCGTCTACTCCGGCTACGAGCTCTTCGAGCACGTCGGCCTGCGGCCGGGCAGCGAGGAGTACCTGGACACCGAGAAGTTCCAGCTGCGCCCCCGCGACTGGGCCGCCGCCGAGGCCTCGGGCCGGACGCTCGCGCCCTACCTCCGCCGGCTCAACGAGATCCGGCGCGCGCACCCGGCGCTGCAGCAGCTGCGCACCCTGCGGTTCCACCCGACGGACAACGAGAACCTGCTCTGCTTCTCCAAGACCGACCCGGCCTCTGACGACGCCGTCCTCGTGGTCGTCTCGCTGAACAGCACGTACACCCAGATCGGCACGACGTCGCTGGACATGCCCGCCCTCGGGCTGGACTGGTCGGACCGGTTCGCCGTCACCGACGAGATCACCGGTGCGCACTACGACTGGGGTCAGTCCAACTACGTCGAGCTCGACCCCTACCGTGAACCCGCGCACGTGTTCACGGTGCACCGCAGCCGGCACTCCCCCGTCCAGCCCGGCTGA
- the treS gene encoding maltose alpha-D-glucosyltransferase: MTLPVPAQSTPGAGEPSALSSPGSDPEWFKRAVFYEVLVRGFADSNADGIGDLRGMIGKLDYLQWLGVDCLWLPPFFASPLRDGGYDVSDYTAVLPEFGDIEDFKELIGETHSRGMRMIIDFVMNHTSDQHPWFQASRSDPEGPYGDFYVWADDDTGYPDARIIFVDTESSNWTFDPVRKQYFWHRFFSHQPDLNFENPKVQEAIIDALRFWLDLGIDGFRLDAVPYLFEEEGTNCENLPKTHEFLKKVRKVVDAEYPDRVLLCEANQWPADVVEYFGEDGDECQMAFHFPVMPRLFMAVRREQRFPISEIMAQTPDIPENCQWGVFLRNHDELTLEMVTDEERDYMWGEYAKDPRMKANIGIRRRLAPLLDNDIDTLELFNALLLSLPGSPVLYYGDEIGMGDNIWLGDRDGVRTPMQWTPDRNGGFSTADPQRMHLPLIADPVYGFQVTNVENQLRNTTSLLHWLRTMIAVRSQHPTFGVGSFAEISSRNPTVLSFVREFGDDVVLCVNNLSRFPQPVELDLRRFEGYTPIELTGRVQFPQIGVLPYMLTLAGHGFYWFELSKPAAPAAEEEESWESTASSSVAQSLLDAGVVGATEAPAGSGGLGAEAPTTTTTHGEA, from the coding sequence ATGACCCTCCCCGTCCCCGCGCAGTCGACCCCCGGCGCGGGCGAGCCGTCGGCGCTGTCCTCCCCCGGCAGCGACCCCGAGTGGTTCAAGCGCGCCGTCTTCTACGAGGTGCTGGTGCGCGGCTTCGCCGACAGCAACGCCGACGGCATCGGTGACCTGCGCGGCATGATCGGCAAGCTGGACTACCTGCAGTGGCTGGGCGTCGACTGCCTGTGGCTGCCGCCGTTCTTCGCCTCGCCGCTGCGCGACGGCGGCTACGACGTGAGCGACTACACCGCGGTGCTGCCGGAGTTCGGCGACATCGAGGACTTCAAGGAGCTCATCGGCGAGACGCACTCGCGCGGCATGCGGATGATCATCGACTTCGTCATGAACCACACCTCGGACCAGCACCCGTGGTTCCAGGCCAGCCGCAGCGACCCCGAGGGCCCCTACGGCGACTTCTACGTCTGGGCCGACGACGACACCGGCTACCCCGACGCCCGGATCATCTTCGTCGACACCGAGAGCTCGAACTGGACCTTCGACCCGGTGCGCAAGCAGTACTTCTGGCACCGGTTCTTCAGCCACCAGCCCGACCTGAACTTCGAGAACCCGAAGGTGCAGGAGGCGATCATCGACGCCCTGCGCTTCTGGCTCGACCTCGGCATCGACGGCTTCCGGCTCGACGCCGTCCCCTACCTGTTCGAGGAGGAGGGGACCAACTGCGAGAACCTCCCGAAGACCCACGAGTTCCTCAAGAAGGTCCGCAAGGTCGTCGACGCCGAGTACCCCGACCGGGTGCTGCTGTGCGAGGCGAACCAGTGGCCGGCCGACGTCGTCGAGTACTTCGGCGAGGACGGCGACGAGTGCCAGATGGCGTTCCACTTCCCGGTCATGCCGCGCCTGTTCATGGCCGTCCGGCGGGAGCAGCGCTTCCCGATCTCGGAGATCATGGCGCAGACGCCGGACATCCCGGAGAACTGCCAGTGGGGCGTCTTCCTGCGCAACCACGACGAGCTGACGCTGGAGATGGTCACCGACGAGGAGCGGGACTACATGTGGGGGGAGTACGCCAAGGACCCCCGGATGAAGGCCAACATCGGCATCCGCCGCCGGCTGGCCCCGCTGCTGGACAACGACATCGACACCCTGGAGCTGTTCAACGCCCTGCTGCTGTCGCTGCCCGGGTCGCCGGTCCTGTACTACGGCGACGAGATCGGCATGGGCGACAACATCTGGCTCGGTGACCGCGACGGCGTCCGCACCCCGATGCAGTGGACGCCGGACCGCAACGGCGGCTTCTCCACCGCCGACCCGCAGCGCATGCACCTGCCGTTGATCGCCGACCCGGTCTACGGGTTCCAGGTGACCAACGTGGAGAACCAGCTGCGCAACACCACCTCGCTGCTGCACTGGCTGCGGACGATGATCGCCGTCCGCAGCCAGCACCCGACCTTCGGCGTCGGCAGCTTCGCCGAGATCAGCTCCCGGAACCCCACGGTGCTGTCCTTCGTGCGCGAGTTCGGCGACGACGTCGTGCTCTGCGTGAACAACCTGTCCCGGTTCCCGCAGCCGGTGGAGCTGGACCTGCGCCGGTTCGAGGGCTACACGCCCATCGAGCTCACCGGCCGGGTGCAGTTCCCGCAGATCGGCGTCCTGCCCTACATGCTCACGCTCGCCGGCCACGGCTTCTACTGGTTCGAGCTCTCCAAGCCGGCCGCCCCCGCGGCCGAGGAGGAGGAGAGCTGGGAGAGCACCGCGAGCAGCAGCGTCGCGCAGTCCCTGCTCGACGCCGGGGTGGTGGGCGCCACCGAGGCCCCCGCCGGCAGCGGCGGCCTCGGAGCCGAGGCCCCCACCACGACCACCACCCACGGAGAAGCCTGA
- a CDS encoding maltokinase N-terminal cap-like domain-containing protein: MSALTDMLADWMPGQRWFGGKGREWASVSEDGFFLDQSDPALSVHRVRVSYTDGHTETYLVPLSWRSAPAEDLASAFVGAVPGSQGENYAYDAMRDRDATVPWLTHLVAASTVGPMHFHPAGVAYIPEGLPGDVISTEQSNTSLVYGETAILKLFRRLEPGLNPDVEILDALRRTENKHIAPLLGHIEIDDTDPAQPPATVAMLQAFVPNASDGWRLATSSVRDLYAEGDLHADEVGGDFAGESERLGEATASVHADLARVLPTEPADRDWYAAVAAQMTERLEAALAVVPDLAEHGDALRALYAAVAETDEPVVRQRVHGDLHLGQVLRTTSGWIVLDFEGEPARPLAARRETDTPLRDVAGMLRSFDYAARHMLVEQPDDPQRAYRAQEWAERNRTAFCAGYSAAAPDITLSSESALLRAFEADKAVYECVYEARNRPHWLMIPLSSLSRLTSGD; the protein is encoded by the coding sequence ATGAGCGCGTTGACCGACATGCTGGCCGACTGGATGCCCGGGCAGCGGTGGTTCGGCGGCAAGGGCCGCGAGTGGGCGTCGGTGAGCGAGGACGGCTTCTTCCTCGACCAGTCCGACCCGGCGCTGTCCGTGCACCGGGTCCGGGTGAGCTACACCGACGGGCACACCGAGACCTACCTGGTGCCGCTGTCCTGGCGCAGCGCCCCGGCCGAGGACCTCGCCTCGGCGTTCGTCGGCGCCGTCCCGGGGTCGCAGGGTGAGAACTACGCCTACGACGCGATGCGCGACCGCGACGCGACCGTGCCGTGGCTGACCCACCTGGTGGCCGCCTCGACCGTCGGCCCGATGCACTTCCACCCCGCCGGGGTCGCCTACATCCCCGAGGGCCTGCCCGGCGACGTGATCTCCACCGAGCAGAGCAACACCTCGCTGGTCTACGGCGAGACGGCGATCCTGAAGCTGTTCCGCCGGCTGGAGCCGGGGCTCAACCCGGACGTGGAGATCCTCGACGCGCTGCGCCGCACCGAGAACAAGCACATCGCCCCGCTGCTCGGGCACATCGAGATCGACGACACCGACCCCGCCCAGCCGCCGGCCACCGTCGCGATGCTGCAGGCCTTCGTCCCCAACGCCAGCGACGGCTGGCGGCTGGCCACCTCCAGCGTCCGCGACCTCTACGCCGAGGGCGACCTGCACGCCGACGAGGTGGGCGGCGACTTCGCCGGGGAGAGCGAGCGGCTGGGCGAGGCCACCGCCTCCGTCCACGCCGACCTCGCCCGGGTGCTGCCGACCGAGCCGGCCGACCGCGACTGGTACGCCGCGGTCGCCGCCCAGATGACCGAGCGGCTGGAGGCGGCGCTGGCGGTCGTCCCCGACCTCGCCGAGCACGGCGACGCACTCCGGGCGCTGTACGCCGCGGTCGCCGAGACCGACGAGCCGGTGGTCCGCCAGCGGGTGCACGGCGACCTGCACCTGGGCCAGGTGCTGCGGACCACCAGCGGCTGGATCGTGCTCGACTTCGAGGGCGAGCCGGCCCGGCCGCTGGCCGCCCGGCGGGAGACCGACACCCCGCTGCGCGACGTCGCCGGCATGCTCCGGTCCTTCGACTACGCCGCCCGGCACATGCTGGTGGAGCAACCCGACGACCCGCAGCGCGCCTACCGCGCGCAGGAGTGGGCCGAGCGGAACCGCACCGCGTTCTGCGCGGGGTACTCCGCGGCGGCCCCGGACATCACACTGTCGAGCGAATCCGCGCTGCTGCGCGCGTTCGAGGCCGACAAGGCGGTGTACGAGTGCGTGTACGAGGCGCGCAACCGGCCGCACTGGCTCATGATCCCGCTCAGCTCCCTGTCCCGGTTGACCTCCGGCGACTGA